One Methylobacterium oryzae DNA window includes the following coding sequences:
- the pqqC gene encoding pyrroloquinoline-quinone synthase PqqC → MNAIFPTPDAADSQRLLSPEELEAALRDIGARRYHNLHPFHRLLHDGKLSKDQVRAWALNRYYYQAMIPVKDAAVLARMTDASLRRIWRQRIVDHDGDHEGDGGIERWLKLAEGVGFDRDYVLSTRGILSATKFSVEAYVHFVSERTLLEAIASSLTEMFSPTIISERVAGMLKNYDFITKDTLAYFDKRLTQAPRDADFALDYVKQHATTPELQRQAMAALTFKCTVLWTQLDALYFAYVAPGMVPPDAWQPGEGLVAEASQAKPGAAGGKMAAGDRPRLPRGVRLRNDETRGKWVLLAPERTFDLDDNAVAVLKLVDGARSVADIADELGKTYAADPRAIEADILVMLDGLAEKRVLER, encoded by the coding sequence ATGAACGCCATTTTCCCGACCCCCGATGCCGCCGACAGCCAGCGTCTCCTGAGTCCCGAGGAACTGGAGGCGGCCCTGCGCGACATCGGCGCGCGCCGCTACCACAACCTGCACCCGTTCCACCGGCTGCTGCACGACGGCAAGCTGTCGAAGGACCAGGTCCGGGCCTGGGCGCTGAATCGCTACTACTACCAGGCGATGATTCCGGTGAAGGACGCCGCCGTGCTGGCGCGGATGACCGACGCGTCGCTGCGGCGGATCTGGCGCCAGCGGATCGTCGACCACGACGGCGACCACGAGGGTGACGGCGGCATCGAGCGCTGGCTCAAGCTGGCCGAGGGCGTCGGCTTCGACCGCGACTACGTGCTGTCGACCCGCGGCATCCTGTCGGCCACGAAGTTCTCGGTCGAGGCCTACGTCCACTTCGTCTCCGAGCGGACGCTCCTGGAGGCGATCGCCTCGTCGCTGACCGAGATGTTCTCGCCGACGATCATCTCCGAGCGCGTGGCCGGGATGCTGAAGAACTACGACTTCATCACCAAGGACACGCTGGCCTATTTCGACAAGCGCCTGACCCAGGCGCCGCGGGACGCGGACTTCGCCCTGGACTACGTCAAGCAGCACGCCACGACGCCGGAGCTGCAGCGGCAGGCGATGGCGGCGCTGACGTTCAAGTGCACCGTGCTGTGGACGCAGCTCGACGCCCTGTACTTCGCCTACGTGGCCCCCGGCATGGTCCCGCCGGACGCGTGGCAGCCCGGCGAGGGTCTGGTGGCCGAGGCGTCTCAGGCCAAGCCGGGAGCGGCCGGCGGGAAGATGGCGGCCGGCGACCGACCGCGGTTGCCGCGCGGCGTCCGGCTGCGCAACGACGAGACCCGCGGCAAGTGGGTCCTGCTCGCCCCCGAGCGCACCTTCGACCTCGACGACAACGCCGTGGCGGTCCTGAAGCTCGTGGACGGCGCGCGGAGCGTCGCCGACATCGCGGACGAGCTGGGCAAGACCTACGCGGCCGATCCCCGCGCCATCGAGGCCGACATCCTGGTGATGCTCGACGGCCTCGCGGAGAAACGGGTTCTCGAGCGATGA
- the pqqA gene encoding pyrroloquinoline quinone precursor peptide PqqA, whose product MKWAAPIVSEICVGMEVTSYESAEIDTFN is encoded by the coding sequence ATGAAGTGGGCTGCCCCGATCGTGTCCGAGATCTGCGTCGGCATGGAAGTGACGAGCTACGAGTCGGCCGAGATCGACACCTTCAACTGA
- the pqqB gene encoding pyrroloquinoline quinone biosynthesis protein PqqB → MRVVILGSAAGGGLPQWNCRCPICTLARSESDRVRPRTQSSIAVSADGSDWLLINASPDIRQQLFDNAQMHPREGLRHSPIRAVLLTNGDVDHVAGLLTLREGQPYTLYGTRGILDSVNANRVFDVMAEGVVARRPIGMDQRFEPLPGLSVTLFPVPGKVPLWLEDETMQIGAETETTVGALIEAGGRRLAYIPGCARVTDGLRARIAGVDALLFDGTVLHDDDMIRAGVGTKTGWRMGHVPMRGENGSIEALASVEIGRRVFVHINNTNPVLVEGSPERADVEAAGWTVAHDGLGLTL, encoded by the coding sequence ATGCGCGTCGTGATCCTCGGTTCCGCGGCCGGCGGCGGCCTTCCCCAGTGGAATTGCCGCTGCCCCATCTGCACGCTGGCGCGGTCCGAGTCGGACCGGGTGCGGCCCCGGACCCAGTCGAGCATCGCGGTCTCCGCGGACGGGTCGGACTGGCTGCTGATCAACGCCTCGCCGGACATCCGGCAACAGCTCTTCGACAATGCGCAGATGCATCCGCGCGAGGGTCTGCGCCACTCGCCGATCCGCGCCGTGCTCCTGACCAACGGCGACGTCGACCATGTCGCGGGTCTCCTGACCCTGCGCGAAGGTCAGCCCTACACGCTCTATGGCACGCGCGGGATCCTCGATTCGGTCAACGCCAACCGCGTCTTCGACGTGATGGCCGAGGGCGTGGTCGCCCGTCGGCCGATCGGCATGGACCAGCGCTTCGAGCCCCTCCCCGGCCTGTCGGTCACCCTCTTCCCGGTTCCCGGCAAGGTGCCGCTCTGGCTGGAGGACGAGACCATGCAGATCGGCGCCGAGACCGAGACCACGGTCGGCGCCCTGATCGAAGCCGGCGGCCGGCGCCTCGCCTACATTCCCGGATGTGCCCGGGTGACGGACGGTCTGCGCGCGCGCATCGCCGGCGTGGACGCGCTGCTCTTCGACGGAACCGTCCTGCACGACGACGACATGATCCGGGCCGGCGTCGGCACCAAGACCGGCTGGCGCATGGGTCACGTGCCGATGCGCGGCGAGAACGGCTCGATCGAGGCCCTGGCTTCGGTCGAGATCGGGCGCCGCGTCTTCGTGCACATCAACAACACGAACCCGGTCCTGGTCGAGGGCTCGCCGGAGCGGGCCGATGTCGAGGCGGCCGGCTGGACCGTGGCGCATGACGGGCTGGGTCTGACGCTCTAG
- a CDS encoding response regulator transcription factor — MTRILIVEDDIDIRGLLARGLEAEGFEVGTAACVDEALKAAHDPAPGAVLLDINLPDGSGHDVCRSLREGGFPGAILFLSARDEIRDRAEGLALGADDYIIKPFEFDELVARLRTHLMRREQAEAPRSRITAGKLMLDLETRQASCGEASARLTPREADLLAMLMENIGKPVSRADIFDRLWASQGGLSLNVVDVYIGYLRSKMADFVRYGGPGLVTVRGKGFMLELRGPDFRQ; from the coding sequence ATGACGCGGATCCTGATCGTCGAGGACGATATCGACATCCGCGGCCTCCTCGCCCGAGGGCTCGAGGCCGAGGGATTCGAGGTCGGGACGGCGGCCTGCGTCGACGAGGCCCTGAAGGCGGCCCACGACCCGGCCCCCGGCGCGGTGCTGCTCGACATCAACCTCCCGGACGGTTCGGGCCACGACGTCTGCCGGTCCCTGCGCGAGGGCGGCTTCCCGGGCGCGATCCTGTTCCTCTCGGCCCGCGACGAGATCCGCGACCGGGCCGAGGGCCTGGCGCTCGGCGCCGACGACTACATCATCAAGCCCTTCGAGTTCGACGAGCTGGTCGCGCGCCTGCGGACCCACCTGATGCGCCGCGAGCAGGCGGAGGCGCCGCGCTCGCGCATCACCGCCGGCAAGCTGATGCTCGACCTCGAGACCCGGCAGGCGAGCTGCGGCGAGGCGAGCGCCCGCCTCACGCCCCGCGAGGCCGACCTGCTGGCCATGCTGATGGAGAATATCGGCAAGCCGGTCTCGCGCGCCGACATCTTCGACCGGCTGTGGGCGAGCCAGGGCGGGCTCTCCCTCAACGTGGTCGACGTATATATCGGCTACCTGCGCTCCAAGATGGCCGATTTCGTGCGCTACGGCGGGCCCGGCCTCGTCACCGTGCGGGGTAAAGGATTCATGCTGGAACTGCGCGGTCCCGACTTCCGCCAGTAG
- the pqqE gene encoding pyrroloquinoline quinone biosynthesis protein PqqE, with protein MNALTPNRPDAPAPVGLLAELTHRCPLRCPYCSNPLELDRRSGELDTQTWQRVLGEAAALGVLHVHLSGGEPTARNDIVEITKTCADLGLYSNLITSGVGGALGKLQALYDVGLDHVQLSVQGVDAQNAEKIGGLKNAQPQKFEFAAKVVALGLPLTLNSVIHRGNIHEVAGFIDLAVKMGAKRLEVAHTQYYGWAYVNRAALMPDKAQVDESIRIVEAARERLKGQLVIDLVVPDYYAKYPKACAGGWGRKLMNVTPQGKVLPCHAAETIPGLEFWNVNDRSLGEIWRDSPAFTAYRGTDWMKEPCRSCDRREKDWGGCRCQALALAGDAAATDPACSLSPLHAKVRALATEEAAENPPDYVYRTIGSNVRSPLKEEVNS; from the coding sequence ATGAACGCGCTGACGCCGAACCGCCCCGACGCGCCGGCCCCGGTCGGTCTGCTCGCCGAGCTGACCCATCGCTGCCCGCTGCGCTGCCCGTACTGCTCGAACCCGCTGGAGCTCGACCGGCGGTCGGGCGAGCTCGACACGCAGACGTGGCAGCGCGTGCTCGGGGAGGCGGCGGCGCTCGGCGTCCTGCACGTGCACCTGTCCGGCGGCGAGCCGACGGCGCGCAACGACATCGTCGAGATCACCAAGACCTGCGCCGATCTGGGCCTGTACTCGAACCTGATCACGTCCGGCGTCGGCGGGGCGCTGGGCAAGCTGCAGGCACTCTACGACGTCGGCCTCGACCATGTGCAGCTGTCGGTGCAGGGCGTCGACGCGCAGAACGCCGAGAAGATCGGCGGCCTGAAGAACGCGCAGCCGCAGAAGTTCGAGTTCGCCGCCAAGGTGGTCGCGCTCGGCCTGCCCCTCACGCTGAATTCGGTGATCCACCGCGGCAACATCCACGAGGTGGCGGGCTTCATCGATCTCGCGGTGAAGATGGGCGCCAAGCGGCTCGAGGTGGCGCACACGCAGTATTACGGCTGGGCCTACGTCAACCGGGCGGCGCTGATGCCCGACAAGGCGCAGGTGGACGAGTCGATCCGGATCGTCGAGGCGGCCCGGGAGCGCCTGAAGGGCCAGCTCGTCATCGACCTCGTCGTGCCCGACTATTACGCGAAGTACCCGAAGGCCTGCGCGGGCGGCTGGGGCCGCAAGCTGATGAACGTCACGCCCCAGGGCAAGGTCCTGCCCTGCCACGCGGCCGAGACGATCCCGGGGCTGGAGTTCTGGAACGTCAACGACCGCTCGCTCGGCGAGATCTGGCGCGACTCGCCGGCCTTCACGGCCTATCGCGGCACCGACTGGATGAAGGAGCCCTGCCGCTCCTGCGACCGGCGCGAGAAGGACTGGGGCGGCTGCCGCTGCCAGGCGCTCGCGCTCGCCGGCGACGCGGCGGCCACGGACCCGGCCTGCTCGCTCTCGCCGCTCCACGCCAAGGTGCGGGCGCTCGCCACCGAGGAGGCGGCTGAGAACCCGCCCGACTACGTCTACCGGACGATCGGCAGCAACGTCCGGTCGCCGCTCAAGGAGGAAGTGAACTCGTGA